The genome window AAGTCCTCAATTATTGGCGGCGCGGCTGCTGCAGCCCTGCCCGCTTTAAGTACTGCCAACGCTATGAATAATCCGGTAACCGAAACAGAATATTATGAACTGCGGGTTTATAATTTAAAAGACGATGCACAGCAAAAACTGGTTGAAACTTATTTAAAAGACGCGGCCATCCCCGCGTTAAACCGCCAGGGTGTAAAACACGTTGGGGTGTTCACCGAAATGAAACCCACCGGGCAAACAAAGATCTTTACACTTACAGCCTACAATAGCCTCGATCATTTCAGCAAGGCTACCGACGGACTGGAAAAGGACGCGCAGTTTAAGGCCCGCGGCGCCGCTTATCTAAATGCCCCGGCAACACAACCTGCTTACGAGCGCATTGAAAGTTCGTTATTAAAGGCATTTAAACACTTCCCTGCCCTTACCGCTCCTCAAAAAAAGACGCGAATTTTTGAATTGCGCCAATACCAGAGCGCCAGCGAAGCTGCCGGCAAAAAAAAGATTGAAATGTTTAACGACCAGGGCGAGATTGACATTTTTAAGCGCCTGGGTTTTAACCCGGTTTTTTGGGGCGAAACTATAATTGGTGCGCAAAGGCCCAACCTGACCTATATGATCACGTTTGATGACTTGGCTGCAAAAGAATCGCACTGGAAAGATTTTGTGAACGATACCCAGTGGCACGAAATAAGCGCAGTACCTGATTATGCCGATGCCCTGCTGGTGAACAAAATAACCTCAACCATGCTGGTGCCAGCTGATTTTTCGCAGATCTGATTAAGCGGCAGAACTGTTTTCAAGTTTCCTTATTGCGCTGATTGTATTCATGCAGCGCTACGGAAAAATGAACGCCCCGATTTAACCGATCCGGGGCTTTTTTGTGTTTGATAGCGACGCAGCTCCAAAGCTTAATGTAATTTATCGCAAATCATTAAAAATATTTCCTTAAAGAAATTTTAAAAAAAAAATTTCTTTAAGTGATTAATTTTATAATTTAGAGGCAACAACCTAACCCATATCAATGCAACGCTTTAT of Mucilaginibacter xinganensis contains these proteins:
- a CDS encoding NIPSNAP family protein, whose translation is MKRRSFVKSSIIGGAAAAALPALSTANAMNNPVTETEYYELRVYNLKDDAQQKLVETYLKDAAIPALNRQGVKHVGVFTEMKPTGQTKIFTLTAYNSLDHFSKATDGLEKDAQFKARGAAYLNAPATQPAYERIESSLLKAFKHFPALTAPQKKTRIFELRQYQSASEAAGKKKIEMFNDQGEIDIFKRLGFNPVFWGETIIGAQRPNLTYMITFDDLAAKESHWKDFVNDTQWHEISAVPDYADALLVNKITSTMLVPADFSQI